One Gossypium hirsutum isolate 1008001.06 chromosome A08, Gossypium_hirsutum_v2.1, whole genome shotgun sequence genomic window, tgttagactctacttcatctaacaacaaccatattttcccttctacttcctaccatggccggatgctcaagatacctcaatatcgaaacttttagcttggattgcttaaagaacttggtgatgagttcaaatttacctaacacctcaagcctcataacacatctatatagctaatcatgctaatagtctcaaggcttcaactaaaacttttgaagcctcttagtcgaatactaactctctaataatcccaaatccatccatgagatagttagaatttagactaatcatccaagggatgtatgaactttcaaagcaacactaaacataccttaatctagtgagccttcatagccgatttttctccaagctcattcccttcctttctttcttctattcggccaaagatgttcaaggatgaacactttttttttctttgtttcctttcttccattcacggcaaaggggggggcatggatgagaccattttttttcatcactccacctttttgcattactttaatcctaacccccttttttattctttctaacataactcactaacacaacatgtttgcaacatgtttccacccatagcatggccagccactatgctttaattttgggtaatttgacatgcaaacccatcatttcacaacatgcattattaggccactttacaattgcctagcacatttccaaattttctcacataagtcctatttgataaaattcacttactattaacaaaattcaaacattaaattttcacacatgcatatgtacatataatgagcatcaactatgacggttaattatctttatgactcggtttagtggtcccgaaaccactttccgactagggtcactttaggggtgtcacagactaaattgaataaaagtaaaactttaggggtaaaatagtaattttaccaaaatatgaaattgagttaaaatgaatagaatatgaattgtaatagttgaatttgattgattagatcaagttaagcctcgtacgagtctatatcgagggaaaaacaaagtatcggATTCGTCGATCTAATTTATCGTTACcacgaacgaggtaagttcgtatgcaataagcattgttaaatttatgtttctaatgctttaatatcatataaattgtatatacgtgaatattttaacgTCTGAtgacatatcgacaaaatgtggcacttagtgtgcggggcaatcaaatatggcacttaatgtacgaaatattgagaatggcacttagtgtacgaaatattgagaatggtacttagtgtgcgagatattgagaatgacacttagtgtgcaaaatatcgaatggttcaaagggaaattataaattgtgattgaatgattaaatagagcaaagtgaacaggtatacatgctatattatatgaattgtttatgagacgactttataatggtgatatttgggctttgagcctagcaagctttaagctggtgaataatattatcgggtttaaaacctagcaggctaaatgccggtgatttgataaaagtctaagactatgagaccttgtgttaaatcgacaattgaatttgttcaatgcattaagttggccaggtatgtgatatatccttatgcatgttagatcgattggaattgaattatgagtgtgaaatgagaagcataggtgaaaatgcctatgtcatatatgtgagtaagggcaaaaccatcgtaaattatcgataagggtggactatgtgcaaaatcatcttataattgctaatttgaacggttgtgtgcgaatcattgagcatgatgtattgtgttgagattatgcttgagtgaaattatagatatgtgacgaaattgattggtgatatacatgtttaaataatgtgaatgcaaagaatgtgtgaaagagtaaatttgtaataaatctgcttgggacagcagcagtaacgtgattttggaaaatcaccataaattgttggagttgagttagaagcttaataaattatttaattaaagcttaatgagtctagtttcttataaaagaaactgtgtaagcaaaagaatttctgataatgagatatttgaagtggcgtgggatagagtcaaatgacttcggggtcccctgttctgtttttagaaaatcattataatttctacaaaaatggttataagataaaatttatatgcttagactccctaatgagtctagtttcaaattaaattaaatagaacatattttgaattctgtacaataagaaatttgattcgtagtgaagagtggtcagattagtcaaacagtgaaacaggggaaactttaagaaaaatatggtattgattggccaaacctaaaattctaaaattttatggatggaagatatatgagtctattttcggggaaaattaacagaaattgatttggagttttgtagctccagttataaataatttagtgactattgctcaggaagacaacttgtagtgaatttgtgattatgttgtaaacattgataaaacttattaatgagttgcttattgttttcttatgaacttactaagcgtaaagcttactccccttttctttcccatattccctagggttgccaggttagctcgagttggaggccGTCaaagatattatcacattgtcaagtctacgctatcggcgtaaataaatcttagtgttttgagtctatggcatgtatagggttgtaaagttgagtaagtaaatgatacaagactaagatattggtaaatatttaataatgcctcatgaatattttgggccttgtaagcccgattaaatgataatatacgtgtgtatgaaaagtttaaaattgatcaaaaaattttacggtctggttttatataaatggatgagtttaaatctggtagcatctcgaaccctgttccgacgagggatacgggcgaagggtgttacagataagcagcaagagagttttggaaaactcaagAAAGTTTTAATTGAGGCCCCTGTGTTGATCCAACCAGTGCCTGGGAAGGAGTTTACGGTTTATAGTAATGCGTCGCATGTAGgcttaggttgcgtattgatgcaagaaggaaaagtggttgcatatgcgtcacAACAATTTAAGACTCACGAGGcgaattacccaacccatgatttagagctagctgcggTGGTGTTCGCACCaaaaatatggagacattactAATAAGGGGAGAAGTGCATAGTTTAttcagaccacaagagtttgaagtaccttcttacccaaaaggagctaaaccttaggcaacgtaggtgggtggaattattgaaggattatgattgtacgattgaataccaccctggcaaAGCGAATGTGGTAGCCGACACATTGAGTCGTCGGGCTAAGACAGACTTGAGAGCTATGCTCTCCCGTTTAAGTTTGTtagatgatggtagcttgttagttGAGCTTCAAGTAAAGCCGGTGTGGGTTGAGTAGATAAGGTGTAAATAATTAGTGGATGAGACTTTGAGTGCTCGTTTTAAGCAAGTGGAGAGTAGGGAGACATCGAACTTTGGGATGAATAGTGAAGGAGTATTATGTTTCTGTGGGAGAATGTGTATACCAAAGGACGATGATCTAAGGCAGTCTGTTCTATAGGAAGCACATAGCGGTCTCTATGCAATGCATCCTAGCGGAAACAAGATGTATTGGAATTTGcgtgagctttattggtggcctggacttaagcgcgaGGTTATGGAGTTCGTAGTTAAATTcttggtttgtcaaaaggtgaaagcggaacatcagttgccttcgggaTTGCTTTAGCCAGTGAAGATTctactttggaagtgggaaaggatcactatagactttgttagtgggctacccctGACGCATGCTAAGAAAGACtcaatatgggttatagtggatcggttaaccaagtctgcccattttgtACCGGTTTGCACTGATTACTCGTTGCAAAAGCTAGCTAggctgtatgtggcggagattgtaagattgcatagAGTGCCAGtctccataatatctgatagggacccacgtttcacttcgcgattttggaagaagctgtaCGAGGCATTGGGTATTAGGTTGAATTTCAGCACGACATTTCACCttcaaactgatggacagtcggaaagggtgatccaagtgttggaagatatgttgaggggatgcgtgattgagttccgaggtagttgggaggactatttaCCGCTAgctgaatttgcgtacaataatagctatcaagcaAGCATTGGGATGGCTCCATACGAAACACTGTATGGGCAAAGGTGTCGAACTCCAACATGTTGGACGGAGTTGGGTGAACGAAGAGTTTTGGGCCTTGAGTTAGTAGccgatactgaggataaggtaaaattgattcaGGATCATTTGAAGGAGGACTCGGATAGGCAGAAGTCGTATGCTGACCTTAAGCATCGAGAGATAGAGTATGTAGTGGGAGACTTaatttttcttaaggtctcttCGTGGAAGAAGGTGTTAAGGTTTGGACGAAAGGGTaagctaagcccaaggttcattggaccatatcAGGTTGTAAAGCGGGTTGTGCCagtcgcttatcagttggaattaccTCCTGAACTAAGCCAGATCCATGACGTGTTCCATGTTTCTATGCTGAGACGATATCGCTCGGATCCTTCCCATGTCGTGGTGATTGAAGAAATTGAGGTCAGACCAGACctaactttcgaggaagagcccatacaaataattggtCGTGATGTTAAGGTACTGAGAAGGAAATCCattccattagtcaaagtgctttggtgTAATCACAAGgttgaggaggctacttgggaacctgaggaagcaaTGCGATGTCAACatcctcaactgtttgaatcaggtgaatttcgaggatgaaatttcttttgggGGGGTAGAGTAGTAACGCCCAAAAAATCTTGAaatccaaaaatcccaaaatcccaaaatcccgaaatcccaaattttatttattttcgattttaataaaaattatgtttaatatttttatccaagcGATAATTTTAGTAGGTCTTAGCTAAGGTCGAGttcgaattaaggggtagaagaaattataatttaattgttaaaagaatcagggctgacaagtaggtgggcttttgaataaatgaagaaaTAATTGGACACAAAAAAGAGCCTGTGATGGAGTGGTTAAATGACGCCACATAAGGTGTAgtgaggtggcgttagtagctagaaagagggtccaaggttcgaatcctagcttagtatttttagagtttaattttggccttctagaaggatggaagtggtgtgaagatggactccaaggggagtgttcagaagagaaaattaaggaaatgatcaaggggttatcaaggagaaaaacaaggagatgagaagtgaggagtaagtggagccgaattgggaacttgggcttgaagaATTCAGTTatagggctataaataggtgccgaatgggaGGGTTGAAAAGCTTTGTgccaaaaacccttttttttcttttctttctttgtgtCAAATTCTTATCCCTCCTCTACTCAACATTTTCTTTGGTTTGGccgattcttcttcctctcttctttgGTGCTGAATAATCAATTGTTGCCATTCAAATCTCTAAAAGCTGAATACCCTTGGTGCTGCCACTACTCTTTCCACCCAGTCAgttctagtgtaagtgttcgcTCTCCTAATCGATTTTTGATAAGT contains:
- the LOC107957872 gene encoding uncharacterized protein, whose product is MAPYETLYGQRCRTPTCWTELGERRVLGLELVADTEDKVKLIQDHLKEDSDRQKSYADLKHREIEYVVGDLIFLKVSSWKKVLRFGRKGKLSPRFIGPYQVVKRVVPVAYQLELPPELSQIHDVFHVSMLRRYRSDPSHVVVIEEIEVRPDLTFEEEPIQIIGRDVKVLRRKSIPLVKVLWCNHKVEEATWEPEEAMRCQHPQLFESDEQRSDFVDSRFFLRYLHCCFVLFFHLEDVTPVTHIQR